A portion of the Musa acuminata AAA Group cultivar baxijiao chromosome BXJ1-1, Cavendish_Baxijiao_AAA, whole genome shotgun sequence genome contains these proteins:
- the LOC135678807 gene encoding putative protein ABIL2 isoform X2, whose translation MSLRKRSSSSCIGLQPRGGQGIARSNTPFSVFWGLDCRLDLAQGSPVFAGSCALDCRSHLFLPFASFTPPLSSPCSGLPCASLRVPASAKDKVRLLLPFLSSMETVSPSAPLLQNQLDASNFDELSMDQSLLFSDSLKDLKNLRSQLYSAAEYFELSYATDDHKQFVVNTLREYAIKAVVNTVDHLGSVSFKVTGLLEAKVDEVSGAESRVSCIEQRIRACRELVDREGLSQQSLVIKAPRYHKRYIVPVGKSMPESGRHATPKYEKNLNASNDNTETHKFQPVHHPTVADKAPSFRKTRTMSPAPSSRARSVSPRRIPSSSPSQLPGKLFGAEKRATSPIRMPNPLARSGSLAVRPTALRSTSSIGRQYSSATQKSASMRLHAERNDEKDGEQNPSKGKKFLKSLLSRRKSKKDEMVYSYLDEY comes from the exons ATGAGCCTGAGgaagagaagcagcagcagctgcaTCGGTTTGCAGCCGAGGGGAGGACAAGGAATAGCTCGATCTAACACGCCTTTTTCTGTTTTTTGGGGCTTGGATTGCCGTCTCGATCTCGCCCAAGGGTCGCCTGTGTTCGCCGGGAGTTGTGCTTTGGATTGCAGGAGTCACCTGTTCCTCCCTTTTGCCTCTTTCACTCCTCCCTTGTCCTCTCCTTGCTCTGGTCTCCCCTGCGCATCATTGCGTGTCCCAGCATCGGCCAAA GACAAGGTAAGGCTGCTGCTGCCATTTCTCTCATCGATGGAGACCGTATCTCCGTCTGCTCCTCTGCTGCAGAACCAGCTGGACGCTTCCAACTTCGATGAGCTCTCTATGGATCAAAGCCTGCTCTTCTCGGATAGCCTAAAG GACTTGAAGAATCTGAGGTCCCAATTGTACTCTGCGGCAGAGTACTTTGAATTATCGTATGCCACTGACGACCACAAACAGTT CGTCGTCAACACCTTGAGAGAGTACGCCATCAAGGCCGTGGTCAACACGGTGGACCATCTCGGATCGGTGTCGTTCAAGGTGACCGGTCTCCTCGAAGCCAAGGTCGACGAGGTCTCCGGAGCGGAGTCTCGAGTCTCCTGTATCGAACAG AGGATTCGAGCCTGCCGAGAACTCGTGGACCGCGAAGGGCTGTCGCAACAGTCGCTGGTGATCAAAGCTCCACGGTACCATAAACGCTACATCGTACCGG TAGGTAAATCGATGCCGGAATCAGGACGACATGCAACACCAAAGTACGAGAAGAACCTGAATGCATCCAACGATAACACCGAGACACACAAATTTCAACCTG TTCATCATCCCACGGTGGCGGACAAGGCACCTTCATTCAG GAAAACACGAACCATGTCGCCTGCTCCTTCCTCGAGAGCACGCTCCGTGTCTCCTCGAAGAATTCCTTCCTCGTCGCCTTCACAATTACCTGGAAAGCTTTTCGGTGCAG AAAAAAGAGCAACATCACCGATTCGAATGCCGAATCCACTTGCCCGATCCGGATCACTTGCGGTGCGGCCGACTGCGCTCAGGTCAACATCGAGTATCGGGCGGCAG TATTCTTCGGCAACTCAGAAATCGGCGTCGATGCGCTTGCATGCCGAGAGAAACGACGAGAAGGATGGGGAGCAGAACCCGAGCAAAGGCAAGAAGTTCCTCAAGTCCCTGCTCAGTAGGCGCAAATCGAAGAAAGATGAGATGGTTTATAGTTATTTGGATGAGTACTGA
- the LOC135678807 gene encoding putative protein ABIL2 isoform X1: MSLRKRSSSSCIGLQPRGGQGIARSNTPFSVFWGLDCRLDLAQGSPVFAGSCALDCRSHLFLPFASFTPPLSSPCSGLPCASLRVPASAKDKVRLLLPFLSSMETVSPSAPLLQNQLDASNFDELSMDQSLLFSDSLKDLKNLRSQLYSAAEYFELSYATDDHKQFVVNTLREYAIKAVVNTVDHLGSVSFKVTGLLEAKVDEVSGAESRVSCIEQRIRACRELVDREGLSQQSLVIKAPRYHKRYIVPGKLISLGVFVDTDAIVSDASSSVGCSVGKSMPESGRHATPKYEKNLNASNDNTETHKFQPVHHPTVADKAPSFRKTRTMSPAPSSRARSVSPRRIPSSSPSQLPGKLFGAEKRATSPIRMPNPLARSGSLAVRPTALRSTSSIGRQYSSATQKSASMRLHAERNDEKDGEQNPSKGKKFLKSLLSRRKSKKDEMVYSYLDEY, from the exons ATGAGCCTGAGgaagagaagcagcagcagctgcaTCGGTTTGCAGCCGAGGGGAGGACAAGGAATAGCTCGATCTAACACGCCTTTTTCTGTTTTTTGGGGCTTGGATTGCCGTCTCGATCTCGCCCAAGGGTCGCCTGTGTTCGCCGGGAGTTGTGCTTTGGATTGCAGGAGTCACCTGTTCCTCCCTTTTGCCTCTTTCACTCCTCCCTTGTCCTCTCCTTGCTCTGGTCTCCCCTGCGCATCATTGCGTGTCCCAGCATCGGCCAAA GACAAGGTAAGGCTGCTGCTGCCATTTCTCTCATCGATGGAGACCGTATCTCCGTCTGCTCCTCTGCTGCAGAACCAGCTGGACGCTTCCAACTTCGATGAGCTCTCTATGGATCAAAGCCTGCTCTTCTCGGATAGCCTAAAG GACTTGAAGAATCTGAGGTCCCAATTGTACTCTGCGGCAGAGTACTTTGAATTATCGTATGCCACTGACGACCACAAACAGTT CGTCGTCAACACCTTGAGAGAGTACGCCATCAAGGCCGTGGTCAACACGGTGGACCATCTCGGATCGGTGTCGTTCAAGGTGACCGGTCTCCTCGAAGCCAAGGTCGACGAGGTCTCCGGAGCGGAGTCTCGAGTCTCCTGTATCGAACAG AGGATTCGAGCCTGCCGAGAACTCGTGGACCGCGAAGGGCTGTCGCAACAGTCGCTGGTGATCAAAGCTCCACGGTACCATAAACGCTACATCGTACCGGGCAAGTTAATCTCTCTTGGTGTGTTCGTCGATACAGATGCGATCGTCTCTGATGCTTCTTCTTCGGTTGGTTGCTCAGTAGGTAAATCGATGCCGGAATCAGGACGACATGCAACACCAAAGTACGAGAAGAACCTGAATGCATCCAACGATAACACCGAGACACACAAATTTCAACCTG TTCATCATCCCACGGTGGCGGACAAGGCACCTTCATTCAG GAAAACACGAACCATGTCGCCTGCTCCTTCCTCGAGAGCACGCTCCGTGTCTCCTCGAAGAATTCCTTCCTCGTCGCCTTCACAATTACCTGGAAAGCTTTTCGGTGCAG AAAAAAGAGCAACATCACCGATTCGAATGCCGAATCCACTTGCCCGATCCGGATCACTTGCGGTGCGGCCGACTGCGCTCAGGTCAACATCGAGTATCGGGCGGCAG TATTCTTCGGCAACTCAGAAATCGGCGTCGATGCGCTTGCATGCCGAGAGAAACGACGAGAAGGATGGGGAGCAGAACCCGAGCAAAGGCAAGAAGTTCCTCAAGTCCCTGCTCAGTAGGCGCAAATCGAAGAAAGATGAGATGGTTTATAGTTATTTGGATGAGTACTGA
- the LOC135581082 gene encoding importin subunit beta-1-like — MEVTQILLNAQSVDGTVRKHAEESLKQFQEQNFPTFLLSLSSELANNDKPVDSRKLAGLILKNALDAKEQHRKNELVQRWLSLDVAVKAQVKACLLQTLSSPVPDARSTASQVIAKIAGIELPQKQWPELIGSLLSNIHQLQPHVKQATLETLGYICEEVSPQVVDQDQVNKILTAVVQGMNASEGSTDVRLAATRALYNALGFAQANFSNDMERDYIMRVVCEATLCPELKIRQAAFECLVAISSTYYDKLASYMQDIFSITAKAVREDEEPVALQAIEFWSSICDEEIDILDEYGGDFTADSDIPCYYFIKQALPALIPMLLETLLKQEEDQDQDEGAWNLAMAGGTCLGLVARTVGDDIVPLVMPFIEENINKPDWRQREAATYAFGSILEGPSPEKLIPLVNVALNFMLSALMKDPNNHVKDTTAWTLGRIFEFLHGSTVETPIITHENCQLILTVLLQSMKDVPNVAEKACGALYFLAQGYEDVSSGSPMSPLFQEIIQALLNVTHREDARESRLRTAAYETLNEVVRTSTDETAPIVTQLLPVIMMELHQTLEAQKLSSDEREKQNELQGLLCGCLQVIIQKLGASEATKYAFMQYADQIMEPFLRVFASRNATVHEEAMLAVGALAYAVGGNFIKYMQGFYPYLEMGLQNFQEYQVCAITVGVVGDLCRALEDKILPYCDGIMTQLLKDLSSNQLHRSVKPPIFSCLGDIALATGENFEKYLIYAMPMLQSAAELSAHAVATDDEMLEYTNQLRNGILEAYSGILQGFKNSSKTQLLMRYAPHILQFLDTLYNEKDMDDAVMKTAVGVLGDLADTLGSHAGTLINQSVASKEFLEECLSSDDQLIKESADWAKLAISRAISG, encoded by the exons ATGGAAGTCACCCAGATTCTGTTGAATGCACAATCAGTGGATGGTACAGTCCGAAAACATGCAGAAGAAAGTCTGAAACAGTTTCAGGAGCAAAACTTCCCTACATTTTTGCTATCTCTTTCTAGTGAGCTAGCAAACAATGATAAGCCTGTTGACAGCCGTAAGTTAGCCGGTTTGATCCTCAAAAATGCTCTTGATGCGAAGGAGCAGCATAGGAAAAATGAGCTTGTTCAAAGATGGTTGTCTTTAGATGTGGCTGTCAAAGCCCAGGTCAAAGCTTGCTTGCTTCAGACCCTTTCTTCTCCTGTTCCTGATGCTAGATCTACTGCATCCCAAGTCATTGCTAAGATTGCTGGAATTGAACTACCACAGAAACAGTGGCCTGAACTGATAGGCTCTCTATTATCGAACATACACCAGCTTCAGCCTCATGTGAAGCAGGCCACACTTGAAACTCTTGGCTACATATGTGAGGAAGTttctccacaagttgttgatcaaGACCAGGTCAACAAGATACTCACTGCTGTTGTTCAGGGTATGAATGCTTCTGAGGGGAGTACAGATGTCAGGCTAGCTGCTACCCGAGCATTGTATAATGCTTTGGGATTTGCACAGGCAAATTTCTCCAATGACATGGAGAGAGATTATATAATGCGAGTGGTTTGTGAAGCTACCTTGTGCCCGGAGTTGAAGATACGGCAGGCTGCATTTGAGTGTTTGGTAGCCATCTCGTCTACCTACTATGACAAGCTTGCATCGTACATGCAGGACATATTTAGTATTACAGCAAAAGCTGTGAGAGAAGATGAGGAGCCTGTTGCTCTTCAAGCTATAGAGTTCTGGAGTTCAATTTGTGATGAGGAAATCGACATTTTGGATGAATATGGTGGTGACTTTACTGCTGATTCTGACATCCCTTgctattatttcatcaagcaagcACTGCCTGCTTTAATTCCTATGCTATTGGAGACTCTTCTCAAGCAGGAAGAGGATCAAGATCAGGATGAAGGGGCTTGGAACCTTGCAATGGCTGGAGGAACATGCTTGGGTTTGGTTGCACGCACGGTTGGAGATGACATAGTGCCTCTTGTAATGCCTTTCATTGAAGAGAACATAAACAAACCAGATTGGAGGCAGAGAGAGGCAGCGACATATGCATTTGGTTCAATTTTGGAGGGTCCATCGCCTGAAAAACTCATTCCTCTAGTCAATGTTGCCCTAAACTTTATGCTCAGTGCCTTGATGAAAGATCCAAATAACCATGTCAAGGACACTACGGCATGGACACTAGGGAGAATATTTGAGTTTCTTCATGGGTCAACCGTAGAAACACCTATCATAACACATGAGAACTGCCAGCTGATCCTGACAGTCCTCCTTCAGAGCATGAAAGATGTTCCTAATGTTGCTGAAAAAGCATGTGGTGCTCTCTACTTTCTTGCTCAAGGTTATGAAGATGTTAGTTCGGGATCGCCGATGTCCCCTTTGTTCCAAGAGATTATCCAAGCTCTCCTCAATGTTACACACAGGGAAGATGCTAGAGAATCCCGCTTGAGGACAGCAGCTTATGAGACATTGAATGAAGTTGTTAGAACTTCAACTGATGAGACAGCACCAATAGTAACACAGTTGCTTCCAGTCATCATGATGGAGCTTCATCAGACTCTTGAGGCACAGAAGCTGTCATCAGATGAGAGAGAGAAGCAGAATGAACTGCAGGGCCTCCTCTGTGGATGCTTGCAGGTTATCATCCAGAAGTTGGGAGCATCCGAGGCAACGAAGTATGCATTTATGCAGTATGCTGACCAGATAATGGAACCCTTTCTCAGGGTTTTTGCTAGCCGAAATGCTACAGTGCATGAAGAGGCTATGCTTGCAGTTGGTGCTCTAGCATATGCCGTCGGGGGAAATTTCATAAAATACATGCAAGGTTTCTATCCATATTtagaaatgggtcttcagaacttTCAGGAGTATCAAGTCTGTGCTATCACTGTTGGTGTGGTTGGAGATTTATGCAGGGCATTGGAGGACAAGATACTGCCTTACTGTGATGGAATCATGACACAACTCCTGAAGGATCTATCTAGTAATCAGTTGCATAGATCTGTTAAGCCACCAATATTTTCATGCCTTGGTGATATTGCTTTGGCAACAGGGGaaaattttgagaaatacttgatcTATGCCATGCCTATGCTCCAGAGTGCAGCAGAACTATCTGCACATGCTGTTGCAACTGATGATGAAATGCTGGAATACACCAATCAACTTAGAAATGGTATTTTGGAGGCATACTCTGGGATATTGCAAGGATTTAAAAATAGTTCAAAGACCCAGCTCCTGATGCGTTATGCACCTCACATCCTTCAATTCCTTGATACATTGTACAATGAAAAGGACAT GGATGATGCAGTGATGAAGACTGCAGTGGGCGTCCTGGGTGATTTAGCTGATACGCTGGGTAGCCATGCTGGTACCTTAATAAATCAGTCTGTTGCAAGCAAAGAATTTTTGGAAGAATGCTTATCATCAGATGATCAATTGATAAAAGAATCTGCTGATTGGGCTAAGTTGGCCATTAGTCGGGCAATCTCTGGTTAA